One window of Saccharicrinis carchari genomic DNA carries:
- the udk gene encoding uridine kinase: MLIIGIAGGTGSGKTTVVRKIIEQLPNGEVTVLPQDSYYRDSSHIPLEERQKINFDHPDSLEFELLVAHLKTLKNKNPIELPTYSYVSCTRGEETIRVYPTEVVIVEGILILGHQGLRELMDLRIYVDADADDRLSRVISRDIIERGRNVSQVLDRYKNTVKPSHLQFIEPTKRYANLIVPQGGNNVVAINLLKQYIEKYLHP, from the coding sequence ATGCTGATAATCGGTATTGCAGGTGGCACCGGATCAGGTAAGACGACGGTGGTGCGGAAAATAATTGAACAATTGCCCAATGGTGAGGTAACGGTATTGCCTCAGGATTCCTATTACCGCGACAGCAGCCACATACCTTTGGAGGAAAGGCAAAAAATTAATTTTGACCATCCGGATAGCCTGGAATTTGAGCTGCTTGTTGCACATCTTAAAACACTAAAAAATAAAAACCCTATCGAGTTACCTACCTATTCCTATGTGAGCTGTACCCGCGGTGAGGAAACCATACGCGTGTACCCTACCGAGGTAGTGATAGTAGAAGGCATCCTGATATTGGGTCATCAGGGACTTCGCGAACTAATGGACTTGCGCATTTATGTAGATGCCGATGCCGACGATCGTCTTTCCAGGGTTATATCGCGCGATATCATTGAACGGGGGCGTAATGTTTCGCAGGTGCTCGATAGGTACAAAAATACGGTTAAACCCAGCCATCTGCAGTTTATTGAACCCACAAAACGTTATGCCAACCTGATAGTGCCGCAAGGGGGCAACAATGTGGTGGCCATCAACCTGTTAAAACAGTACATCGAAAAATATTTACATCCTTAA
- a CDS encoding TatD family hydrolase, producing MYIDSHTHSSTSDADISVLNCYPNANLSNVNHSRLLSCGIHPWHIESSKIQHNLERIEQLCQQQKIAAIGECGLDTNTADIDMQKRVFKQQIALSEQYGLPLIIHSVKTHHHILALKKQLRPRQRWIIHGFHGAVQTAEQLTGKDIFISFGKNLLTHPDKLKKILSQIDLSFVLLETDDEPIGIKKIYAQAAKLLDIELDVLKKKIEVNFKRVFG from the coding sequence ATGTATATCGACAGCCATACACACTCCTCAACATCCGATGCTGATATTTCGGTGCTTAATTGCTATCCAAATGCTAATTTAAGTAACGTGAATCATTCCCGTTTACTTTCGTGCGGAATACATCCCTGGCATATAGAGTCAAGCAAAATACAGCATAATTTAGAGAGGATAGAACAACTTTGCCAGCAGCAAAAGATTGCAGCCATTGGGGAGTGTGGATTAGATACAAACACAGCCGATATAGATATGCAAAAACGCGTTTTTAAGCAACAGATAGCCTTATCGGAACAATACGGACTGCCTTTGATTATTCACTCGGTTAAAACACATCATCACATACTAGCATTAAAAAAACAGTTAAGGCCAAGGCAAAGGTGGATTATTCATGGATTCCATGGTGCTGTTCAAACGGCCGAACAGTTGACGGGGAAAGATATTTTTATTTCTTTTGGGAAAAATTTATTAACTCATCCGGATAAGCTTAAAAAAATATTAAGCCAGATTGACTTAAGCTTTGTGTTACTCGAAACAGACGATGAACCTATCGGGATAAAAAAAATATATGCACAAGCGGCCAAGCTATTGGATATAGAATTAGATGTTTTAAAGAAAAAAATAGAAGTAAATTTTAAACGGGTTTTTGGATAG
- a CDS encoding ATP-binding protein, with product MTKKIVPEKWIQTKVAVGFVIIVAITVVIFTITYFSVMSVIQVQNEEFGHEHEFTYLNQLVFEIIETEGLSRVYGITGKKEYYEQYMQHHDSVLAVMNYLNLLFPDKISQDGIREIKSLYLQKKELMDRLSQINIMRLNAESAKTILAAIPDSVNYEIKQYTYSSLQVDTSRANVVLEDTVLFLQKPEEEKRGFFKRMGDLFGSGKKKNEPPVELETVLNRKVDSTVMTELRPNENIEEIKTRIEQVEQQEQRLNVKVQKHENDIIQLDRLLTDQIKTIITNLHNITINRNERKRQELEALRSDMIDRILLLVATAVALMLFFILWISRDISKSMRLKSDIIRAKDRVDRLLKVKEQFVAQMSHEIRTPLTSIIGFSEQLSDMLQNHNDELAVSEKILLSAEHLNGLINNVLDSSMLESGNIAFYKDRVDAKLLMEEVYQLFELKAKKAALAFSYTVDPKLQFFESDTLRLKQVLINLIGNALKFTQEGSMDFAVQIKNSQLLFSVKDTGIGIPREKQKTVFKMFNQINLSLSRKYSGTGLGLFISRQIIEAMGGNIYLESKPGEGSTFYFEIPYKKCEPAFINPKQQVGYIFKDKNIMAVDDDEMICQLIDGILHDKVLRLDVLSSPESAIQAIKQSAYDLFMIDLHMPKVDGLQLLKIIREDKKLATPVLFLTADLVNSDLKEAHKQENTWVMGKPFTQKQILEKLASIFNIDILSEEPTEMENTNEEPKASGKLFCLEGIKSFTGNDTDFLNSVITTFINNTDSGLKDIREALKSESNFHLIISERAHKLLTGFRQFKINHGIEMLVELENAKDKKASIKELKTTANKLMEYWEGIRTEIMRVSAE from the coding sequence ATGACAAAAAAGATAGTTCCCGAAAAGTGGATACAAACCAAAGTAGCCGTAGGTTTTGTTATAATTGTGGCCATTACAGTGGTTATATTTACAATTACCTACTTTTCGGTGATGTCTGTTATTCAGGTTCAGAACGAAGAATTTGGTCACGAGCACGAGTTTACCTACCTCAACCAACTGGTTTTTGAAATTATTGAAACCGAAGGATTGAGTCGCGTTTACGGTATTACCGGCAAAAAAGAATACTACGAGCAATATATGCAGCACCACGATTCGGTACTTGCCGTGATGAACTACCTTAACCTGCTTTTCCCCGATAAAATTTCGCAAGATGGAATCCGGGAAATCAAAAGCCTTTATCTTCAAAAAAAGGAGCTGATGGATCGTTTATCGCAAATTAATATTATGCGTCTGAATGCTGAATCGGCCAAAACCATACTGGCAGCCATACCCGACTCTGTAAACTACGAGATAAAGCAATACACCTATTCGAGTTTGCAGGTAGATACATCCCGAGCCAACGTTGTTTTGGAAGATACTGTGTTGTTTCTCCAAAAACCTGAGGAAGAAAAAAGAGGTTTTTTTAAGCGTATGGGCGATCTTTTCGGTTCGGGTAAAAAGAAAAATGAGCCACCGGTGGAACTGGAAACCGTACTAAACCGAAAGGTAGATTCCACCGTAATGACTGAACTTAGGCCCAACGAAAATATAGAAGAAATAAAAACACGTATTGAGCAGGTCGAACAACAAGAGCAGCGTTTGAATGTTAAAGTACAAAAGCACGAAAATGACATTATACAGCTGGATCGTCTACTAACCGATCAAATTAAAACGATCATCACTAACCTGCACAATATTACCATTAACCGTAACGAACGCAAGCGACAAGAGCTGGAGGCACTGCGAAGCGACATGATAGATAGGATTTTGCTGCTGGTGGCAACGGCGGTGGCTTTAATGTTATTTTTTATTTTATGGATAAGTAGGGATATTTCGAAAAGCATGCGCCTTAAAAGTGATATTATCCGTGCCAAAGATAGGGTAGATAGGCTGTTAAAGGTGAAAGAGCAGTTTGTGGCACAGATGAGCCACGAAATAAGAACACCACTGACATCCATTATCGGTTTTTCGGAACAATTGTCGGACATGCTTCAAAACCACAACGACGAGCTGGCCGTATCCGAAAAGATTTTGCTGTCGGCAGAGCATTTAAACGGGCTAATAAACAACGTGCTCGATTCCTCCATGTTGGAGTCGGGTAATATTGCTTTTTATAAAGATAGAGTGGATGCTAAACTGTTAATGGAGGAGGTTTATCAACTGTTTGAACTTAAAGCAAAAAAAGCCGCTTTGGCATTTTCGTACACGGTTGACCCTAAGTTGCAGTTTTTTGAATCGGATACATTGCGCTTAAAACAGGTGCTTATCAACTTAATAGGTAACGCACTCAAATTTACGCAAGAAGGCTCCATGGATTTTGCCGTACAAATAAAAAACAGCCAACTGTTGTTTAGTGTAAAGGATACAGGTATCGGTATCCCCCGCGAAAAACAGAAAACAGTTTTTAAAATGTTTAATCAAATTAACCTGAGCTTGTCGCGTAAATATTCAGGCACAGGGTTGGGGCTTTTTATCAGTCGGCAAATTATCGAAGCGATGGGGGGTAATATTTACCTTGAGAGCAAACCAGGCGAAGGAAGCACCTTTTATTTTGAGATACCCTATAAAAAATGTGAGCCTGCTTTTATAAACCCTAAACAGCAGGTAGGCTACATTTTTAAAGACAAAAATATAATGGCCGTTGACGACGACGAGATGATTTGTCAGCTGATTGATGGTATTTTACATGATAAAGTGTTGCGTTTAGACGTATTGTCCTCGCCAGAATCGGCCATACAAGCTATTAAGCAAAGTGCCTACGATTTGTTTATGATAGATTTGCATATGCCAAAAGTAGATGGACTGCAATTACTTAAAATTATACGCGAAGATAAAAAGTTAGCTACTCCGGTATTGTTTTTAACTGCCGACCTGGTTAACTCTGATTTAAAGGAAGCCCATAAGCAAGAAAACACATGGGTAATGGGCAAACCGTTTACCCAGAAGCAAATTTTAGAAAAGCTGGCAAGTATTTTTAATATTGATATCCTATCGGAAGAACCCACAGAGATGGAAAACACAAATGAAGAACCCAAGGCATCTGGCAAGTTATTTTGCCTGGAAGGGATTAAGTCCTTTACAGGAAACGACACCGATTTTTTAAATTCGGTGATAACTACCTTTATCAACAATACGGATTCCGGCCTAAAGGACATAAGGGAAGCCCTTAAATCCGAAAGCAATTTCCATCTTATTATTTCGGAGCGAGCCCACAAGCTGCTTACCGGATTTCGCCAATTTAAGATAAACCACGGTATTGAAATGCTGGTTGAGCTGGAGAATGCAAAAGATAAAAAAGCCAGCATTAAAGAGCTTAAAACTACCGCAAACAAGCTGATGGAATACTGGGAAGGCATAAGAACGGAAATAATGAGGGTATCGGCCGAATAG
- a CDS encoding Dabb family protein: MIKHLVLFKLKAFATEAAKTAKLNEIKKSLEALPATIKVIKSLEVGINVNPDEDYDIALSVEVETMDDLEIYAKHPDHVACGAILRAVMQSRACVDYLI; encoded by the coding sequence ATGATTAAGCACCTTGTCCTGTTCAAACTAAAAGCATTTGCAACAGAAGCCGCAAAAACCGCAAAACTGAATGAGATAAAAAAAAGCCTGGAAGCTTTACCTGCCACCATAAAAGTAATAAAATCCCTTGAAGTGGGTATAAATGTAAACCCCGACGAAGATTACGACATTGCATTAAGTGTAGAAGTGGAAACAATGGACGATTTGGAAATATATGCCAAGCATCCGGACCATGTGGCATGTGGAGCCATACTGCGCGCTGTTATGCAAAGCCGTGCATGTGTAGATTATTTGATTTAA
- a CDS encoding IS256 family transposase: MEKIDLEGMEQKALEQFKSGQSLFGKDGAFAPLLKNFIEKALEAEMEAHLDEHQRVSGNKRNGKGKKTIKSSAGSFDIETPQDRHSSFEPELVKKRQTILADSLEQKIIGLYGLGMSYRSISEHIKEMYDTDISHTVLTQITDKIIPDVKEWQSRPLEAVYTIVWLDAMHIKVKENGKVTTKALYNNILGIDTNGQKQILGVYFSESEGANFWLQVLTDLNNRGVEDILIASIDNLKGFAEAIQSVFPRTEVQSCIVHQIRNSLKYIASKEQKEFLRELKLVYKADTKEKAKIELEKLAEKWQSKYPVVIASWQNNWSKLSTYFQYTAPIRKLIYTTNPIEAYHRQVRKVTKTKGAFANEMAVLKLVYLSTKKIEKKWSKTQNWGLIIQQLAIKFEDRVKLKL, from the coding sequence ATGGAAAAAATAGATTTAGAAGGAATGGAGCAGAAGGCTCTGGAACAGTTCAAGAGTGGTCAGTCGTTATTTGGAAAAGATGGAGCCTTTGCACCGCTGTTAAAAAACTTCATAGAAAAAGCCTTGGAGGCAGAAATGGAAGCTCACCTTGACGAGCATCAACGGGTGTCAGGCAACAAGCGTAACGGGAAAGGCAAGAAGACCATCAAGAGTTCTGCCGGTAGCTTCGATATTGAAACCCCTCAGGACAGGCACAGTAGCTTTGAACCGGAGTTGGTGAAGAAACGCCAGACTATTTTAGCGGACAGCCTTGAGCAAAAGATAATTGGCCTGTATGGATTAGGAATGAGTTATCGTAGTATTTCGGAGCATATCAAAGAAATGTATGACACTGATATCTCCCATACGGTTTTAACCCAAATAACGGATAAAATTATACCTGATGTAAAGGAATGGCAGAGCCGCCCTCTTGAGGCCGTATACACCATTGTATGGCTGGATGCCATGCACATTAAGGTCAAAGAGAACGGTAAGGTAACCACCAAGGCTTTGTACAACAACATATTGGGCATTGATACTAACGGGCAAAAACAAATACTCGGGGTTTACTTTTCAGAAAGCGAGGGTGCTAATTTCTGGCTTCAAGTCTTAACCGATTTAAATAACCGGGGCGTGGAAGACATTCTAATCGCCAGTATCGACAACCTAAAAGGCTTTGCCGAAGCCATACAGAGCGTTTTCCCTCGAACAGAGGTCCAAAGCTGCATTGTCCATCAGATACGGAATTCGTTGAAGTATATAGCCTCAAAAGAGCAGAAAGAGTTTTTAAGAGAACTGAAGTTGGTGTATAAAGCAGACACTAAGGAGAAAGCAAAGATAGAACTTGAAAAACTGGCAGAAAAATGGCAATCGAAATATCCTGTGGTTATAGCTTCCTGGCAGAACAATTGGAGCAAACTGTCCACCTACTTCCAATATACGGCACCTATCAGGAAGCTGATTTACACGACAAACCCTATCGAGGCTTACCACCGCCAGGTTAGGAAAGTCACCAAAACAAAAGGGGCATTTGCCAATGAGATGGCTGTTTTGAAGCTTGTGTACCTAAGCACTAAAAAGATTGAAAAGAAATGGTCTAAAACCCAAAATTGGGGCTTGATAATTCAGCAGTTGGCCATCAAGTTCGAAGATAGAGTAAAGCTTAAACTATAG
- a CDS encoding sigma-54-dependent transcriptional regulator yields the protein MAKILIIDDDTSFGLMIEGFLKRKGFDTVFVSSFNNALHSVRKTKFDLVLTDYRLDSGTGLDLIPVIKKHHQKTPVVLITAYSDIRVAVSAIKLGAFEYITKPVNPDELLHVINRGIEKTNKVSDTPKPPVARSNYIKGISRFAEQVDQQVELIATTDLSVLVLGESGVGKEFVAQRIHELSNRSAMPFVAVDCGALHTDIAGSELFGHRKGSFTGAMDDKEGHFEAVKDGTIFLDEIGNLSYDVQVKLLRAIQERKGRRMGSNEEYAINCRIIAATNEDLRSSSLSGKFREDLYHRLNEFSINILPLRERKEDIPLYSKRFLQLATREFKKEHIFLSSEVEDIFFSYEWPGNLRELRNVIRRAVLLAKGDTITLAELPPEIQMPSKIPQAPVQLRDVKEKSEKDTIIEILEQNKYNKAKTARILGIDRKTLYNKIYKYGIDA from the coding sequence ATGGCTAAGATACTGATTATAGACGACGACACTTCCTTTGGGTTGATGATAGAAGGCTTTTTAAAACGAAAAGGCTTTGATACTGTTTTTGTCAGCAGTTTTAACAACGCGCTACATAGTGTAAGAAAAACAAAGTTCGATCTGGTTTTAACTGATTATCGGTTAGATAGTGGTACCGGCTTAGATTTGATTCCCGTAATAAAAAAGCACCATCAAAAAACACCTGTGGTTTTAATTACAGCGTACTCCGATATACGGGTGGCTGTTAGTGCCATAAAACTGGGGGCTTTTGAATATATTACCAAGCCCGTGAACCCCGATGAACTGCTGCACGTGATTAATCGGGGTATCGAAAAAACAAATAAGGTAAGCGATACACCTAAGCCTCCGGTAGCGCGTAGCAATTATATAAAAGGCATAAGCCGATTTGCCGAACAGGTGGATCAGCAGGTAGAACTAATAGCCACCACCGACCTCTCGGTATTGGTTTTGGGCGAAAGTGGGGTAGGTAAGGAATTTGTAGCGCAACGCATTCACGAATTAAGTAACAGAAGTGCCATGCCCTTTGTTGCTGTCGATTGTGGTGCTTTACACACCGATATTGCCGGCAGCGAGCTTTTTGGCCATCGTAAAGGATCGTTCACCGGTGCAATGGACGACAAAGAAGGGCATTTTGAAGCTGTAAAAGACGGTACCATTTTTTTGGACGAAATAGGTAACCTGAGCTATGATGTGCAGGTGAAATTGCTTCGAGCCATTCAAGAACGGAAAGGGCGCCGTATGGGCAGTAATGAGGAATATGCCATCAACTGTAGAATTATTGCGGCCACCAACGAAGATTTACGCAGCTCCTCCTTAAGTGGAAAGTTTCGCGAAGACCTGTACCACAGGCTCAACGAGTTTTCCATTAACATACTGCCCTTGCGCGAACGTAAGGAGGACATACCGCTTTACAGCAAAAGGTTTTTACAATTGGCTACCCGGGAGTTTAAAAAGGAGCATATTTTTTTGAGCAGCGAGGTGGAAGATATATTTTTTAGCTACGAGTGGCCCGGTAATTTACGCGAGTTACGCAATGTGATACGCCGGGCCGTATTGCTGGCCAAAGGCGATACTATAACCCTTGCCGAGTTACCACCCGAAATACAAATGCCTTCCAAAATTCCTCAGGCACCTGTTCAATTACGCGATGTTAAAGAAAAATCAGAAAAAGATACCATCATTGAAATATTGGAACAAAATAAGTACAACAAAGCCAAAACAGCCCGGATACTTGGCATTGATCGAAAAACGCTGTACAACAAAATATATAAGTATGGCATTGATGCCTAG